GGATTAGCATGTTTAATGGCAAGTTGCAAAGGcatgggggggggggggtttgCTTTACGCTTTTCAAAGCGTGGGGTGTTGTGTGTTTGTTGGAGAATCCACAACCAAAATGGTTCCATGCTCTTTCTATCCCCACCACCAATATTTAAATACCATATGGCCCCTTAGAACAAGTTTTAGTGGCATGAAACATGgaattttgtttaagtttttttgcTTATTATTCCACACAGCATATGACTTTCTAATAAATCCCCTCCCCCATTATTATACTAATCCTTACAACTACCAAcacaatattataaaaaattaaatggaattttgactttagaattaatttttcatgtttgGAGTTTTTCAAGCATTGGGGTAGTCTATAATTTTGAATTAGCATTTAGCTAGCTACCTAGGGTTTCAACTCACCATATCCATGAAAAATGGACGGTCCACTAGTAAGtcaatatatgtgtatgtagtgaaattttatgtatatataaatttttatttacttcgTGGGAAAGATAAAATGAcatatgcatttttattttgtatcaaaaagaaaaggaaaaaaaaaaagaaaaggtaggGGAGAAATTCGGTTAAGTGGTTAGTCCACAACAACCACAATTATGCCATCCCTCGAGGCattatttgataattgataTTTGGTActattttatttggaattaaaaaaaagttgtaaaaagTTTCAATATTATGGCAACAATGATGAGATTAAGCTTGTTTTCATTTGATGATGTCTCCATTTATCTATttgtattcaaaattttattttttaacggaaaatattaaaaagaagttagtgtacaattatttattatttatggaTGTAATTGGATAATATTAGCATTTCCGCAAAATGAAAGAATTGGACCCAGAACCCGAACCGGTAATGTCATAACCACCCGAGAGGGGCCCGAACACCAAACACCCACCACACGGACTCTAACTGTGCTTCATCATTTCTTCACTTAATTCATGtcaaaacctttaattttaatttttaattatttctttaactttaattaatttcctctcttttttaGGTGCATCAAGGACATTTTCGTCATTTTATTTTCCCTATTTAATATATCCAGTAATATGTTAGGATCCGTGCATCCATAAATCTCAACCCTTTGACTGTAGTCCTCGTTTCTCTctctctgaatttttttttcccaGTTTCAGATTGCATTAGTCTCTCTTTCTCTATTTGTAGCTAAGGATTGGAGCAATCTGGAGTTTTCCCCCCCCTGTTAATCGTTAGCTTCCTCGATGCTTTCGgttttcacatttttcttttttcttttgtaataaaGCTTTGATTTTGTTGCTAGGAATTTTAGCTCATTATGTTTAGTGGTAGTTCCTCTTTGCAGGGTTCTTGAATAggttgtgtgtgtgtgtgtgtgttttttttttctggggGGGAGCGTTAACAAAGGGAAGTGAACGGTGGCTATTTGCAGTGAAGAAGGAACAGCATGCGTTGGTGGTTGAGTCGTTCTATTGATGTTTTTCGGAAAGTTATTTCTTTGAACTTGTATTGTAGAGTGATTCTGTAATTCCAAAACCTAGCGTCTTCAAGATccatccctttttttttcttgtttcttagTTAGTGTTATATCATCCATGGGATCCACTTTTTTCATCGTTGTTCCATGTTATGTCCGCCAGATTAGCTGAATACCTTCAATCACATCGCTCAAAATTTGTGATCCCAGAAAATTATCATTTCTTAGTAGTGGTAgttgttgaattttagttaatctAGATTCTGGATCTTGGGGTTTTTAATACGGTTTCGTACCTGGAAGATCCTCTCTTTTGGTGCCATATTGAAGGGGTGTTGGGACGTAGTTATGGTGTGCCAAGCAGCGACCCAAACAAGATTCCGGGCATTGAAGTACGAAAATGGTATTGCAGGGAGTGCCACCATTGTAGTTAGAGTCATAGCATGCTTTCAACCTCTTCAGGATTGCCAGGTTCATTTTTCTtccttatttttaattgatgaaagAATTAGATACCCGTTTTGTTTGGTGATGTTTTTACACTTCATTggttcatattttcttttatttatcatGAGagattcctttttcttttattattttttgtgattGATGTTTGGTAAGAAAGTTTATGTTCAAACTCCTTACtgaatttcctttttatttttttccaggCTGAATATTTCCGTCATTTGCTTAAGCCCGTTACGTAGGTTGCCTTTTACGTTTTCGCGTTCAAGTTAAGCtggaatttttagttttcttttttcgccttgttctttttttttttgagagaaACTGCAAGTAGACTGCCATTTTCACTGCTACAGCATAAACTTCTGGTATGTCGTTATATCTCTGCTACTTGGTTTTATGAATATCTGCTTATTATTCTCTGGAATACCTTTTTCAAGTTTTATGGTGTTTTTATGCAGGTGATTGTTCTTGTTGAATGGGAGAAGGCTGTGGATCTTGGTTTCCTCAGCAGCAATTTCATTGGCAATCACCCAACTTGATTTCTTTGGCTGCTCCCAATCCGTTGGGACTGCAAAGTACTAATCCTAGATTCATGAACTTCGGCACTGATATGGTCTCTGCTACTGGGACTTCGCCGGTTTATGCAAATCCAGAATTACATCACTTTGGGGTTAGCCAACGAAATGAACCTCGTGGCTGGTTTTACTGTTTGCCCCGTTTCAGACAGGTCTTTGCGCCTGCTTCAAACCCTTTGTTGAAAGAGCAACACCTGGCTGACCGATATGAGAATCTTAAGGAAAGTGGTACCTCCAAGGCAGGGACCGGGGCTGCTGAGAAGAGATTCCTTGTTTTTGATCAATCTGGTGATCAAACTACCCTGATTTTCAGTTCTGCTTTTGGGACTCATACCAAGTGCCTGTCTTCTTGGGGTCCAAAATCTCCTGCTGCTGGTAACTTTAATGGGGATGTTCCCATGGCTAAAGCAACAGGGAATCTTCACTCTGGACTGATATCTACGGATGTGTCTTATGACAAAGGGACTGATGTGCAAAGTGAAATGCACGAGGACACTGAGGAACTCAATGCGTTGCTTTATTCGGATGCTGATAGTGAGTATTCCGAGGATGAAGAAGTTACAAGCACTGGTCATTCCCCTAGTACAATGACTGCCCAGGATGAGCAATTTGAGGGAGGTAGTGAAGAGGTTGATAGCTCTACAAGGCTAATTAAAAAGCGAAAACTGCTTGATGGCAGTTATGGTTGTTTGCCCTTGCTTATGGATACTGCTAATTCGGGGAATTTTAACAGATATTCTGAATACGAGGATGATGCAGATTCAAGCTGTGCCAAAGGCCAAAATCCTGGATCAGGTGATACAGATTCGTCTTCAAGCTACAAGAGAATGAGAAAGGATAAAATTCGAGAGACGGTGACTGTTTTGCGAAGCATAATCCCAGGCGGAGAGGGAAAGGATGCAGTTGCGGTTCTTGATGAAGCTATCAACTACCTGAAATCCCTGAAACTTAAAGCCGAAACCTTGGGACTTAACACTCTATGAGCTGCAGCCTGCAGCTGTTCTCACAAGtagtattagttgttatttttGTCATTGTTAGTGGAGCTGTGTTAAATAAGTGAAGTATACACAATCTTGAATGgtgtttttcatatataatttggAGCCCTTCCAAAAATAGAAGATCGTAGACAAAGAACATGAACCATTCCCAATGATATGAGTTGGAAACCAGTAGCATAAGGAGTCGAAATCTCATCTCTATTTCCTAAAGGAAGCAAAGGATACATGAGTGTATACTATGTCCCAATAAAGGAAGATGAACCATCATTAGTCAACATCTTGGGTTGTAGAGAAAGTGAAACTCACAGCTAGGCATGAGGGATGATGGGTTGGATGTGTGAATGAGAAGACTGGTTATTCCAAGAGGGACGCGGCCTCATAAAAAAGGGGGTCTAAGTGCACGCCCATTAGGTGTTTTGGGACCCCCAATCCTTCAgtttcttctcccttttttgTATTTCTTGTCAAGTGTTTTTTCACCTTTGATGCAGGAAATTGCACGAGCAAGGAGGCTTCTCCTATTTCATCATATGCTAATGCCACAGTTCAGCCGGAAGGGGGGGGCCCCCTTTCCCATATTACACCATCTGATGTATTATTCCTTTGCCATCATGGGACTCTGTGTGTGTTTTTGTTGTTGAACTCGTGATTCTGCAGTGCTTTTAATGGGGGCTAGCAAGTTATATAtgtatgatgatgatgatgatgtgaGCAGCCATGGTTGGCATGGAACTTGATGTAATgttatgtttggtttggtgtaatgtaatgtaatgttTTGTCATCTAGCCAATGCGTTTACTATCTCGTGCATGCATTTATGTATGAGAAAGCGATGTGTTGTGCCCTTAACTCACTATCTGAAACGGTGCAAAGTagtttatttttccatttttatggcGTCTGATGGTTTAGGTGATGCATGGGACCACTAAAGCTGCAGCCTGgcctgctttttttttttttacattaggGTCTAAGTGGCATGGACCTTCCAGTTTACTATTTTCTctcatgtgtatatatatattttcttaaaatgaaaattaattagtcgCATTACTTCTTGAGTGTTATAAgtaagtttattaaaaataaaataaatttgggaTCCGAATTTTAAGGATAAACAATAGCTTTGTTTTATTATAGAGGGGAAATGGTTAATCCATATCCTCCTTATTCAATGATTCAATGAAAGGGGTACTTCTCTATTTCATTCCTTATTGGGTGGACCCTACTACATTGCGTGAATCGCTCGATGctgaataatttaataatatatatttttaatacattttattatatttaataatttaataatatatatttttatcaataggTAAAACCATCAATTTCAGTCTATTATTTGTATTTCATTTCTACCAcgtatttttatcttattagTGAGGTGATGAGACACTATTATTGATTTGAGAAAACATGGCGCGTGCATGAAACTGGAGTTTCACCCAAAAGAGGTTGGCCCCTCACGTTATGTCATATCACCACCCCTTCTTTCTCCAACCAATCCGAACCATTGAATTAATGGCGTAAGTTTCCACGGGCTTTCTATAGATTGGACCTTCCTTACTGGGCTACTTTGCCCATTTAGTACCTACTCTCCTCCTCCTTTCTCTTAAACAATGCTCCTCATCACAATCCAACACTGTCTTTTCTTCTCCGAAATTTTGAGAATCTCTACACAGTACGCACAGAGACGCAAAGGAAGCGAAGAAAAGCATTTGTTTATTTGCTTGCTTTTATGCTTTAATGTCTCCAAACCCATTGCGTTGTCGTAATTAAAACcaacaaaaagaataaaaaaaaaatgccCGTCTTAGCTTCAAAAGGACTATGGGAATTGTTTTCCGCATATGTTCATCGCTGATTACCAGCTTCGCTGCCGATCAAAGCTAGGGTTTTCGAATATCTTTCcagttttctttgtttttcgatATTAAAACTGGATGGAGCAGTGGCCGTTCCACGACGGCAACGTGCACAATCTACTCGTCAACAGGCGCATCGACTTTGGCCACGTATTTTCCCCTCATTCTTCACAACAATTTGGTGTTCTCGTTTGCAGTTCTGAGGATTTGCggaattaatataatttttcttgaGTTAATCTGATGTGTAATTGAGAATTTGAGTAAATGCTACTGTGTTACCGGATTTTAATCCATACGTgcttattattgaaattttgatcaAGAATCGAAGTGCTGgagcctattttttttttgttctgttCAGTTTCCCCTGAATCTTGCTGATAGTTTAACTCTgactatttttttatctttattagtTTCTTTgtagtcaattactatcaatctttttcttccttttgttgACTTACAACGGTGACTGTGCTTTATCTAACAGAttcctttttggtgtttatgTAGGATGTTGGTCATAGTTTGCAGATGCATTCGTCTCTGATTCGTAGGCTTTCAATGGAACAAGAATTGGAGGTTGTttcaatttttgcatatttgatATTTGCATTTAGAAAGATGTTATAATTGACATGCATATCTTCTATTAGCAATTACAGTGGTAGTATTTCAGACTCTTTTaacactttatttatttatttatatatatgcactTTTTTCTCATGATGCATCATACATTATAGTAGTGGCATTTTATGGCAGTTGATTGAATGTATGCATTTTCTGTCTTCCTAGATTACATTGCAGTTATGCGTTGACTACTGTGCTAAATTAAATGCTGTCTGGATAGTTTTCTAGTTGCCCGTTGATCTGCCACTTTTAATTTCGGGGCTTCAATGGGACAATGTTTTGTTACACTTAcagttttttcttttccagtCCTTGTAAAATCATCTTACTATGTTCTTTGTTTGAGCAGGGACATCAGGGCTGTGTAAATGCTGTGGCTTGGAATTCAAATGGTTCACTTTTGATTTCTGGTTCTGATGATGCACTGGTATGAGACTTCTTTTTTTTGTCTACGAGTGTAATAGGTAGCATGAAAGTGGCCAAAGTTTAataatgtgaattttggctgaACTATGTTATCAGGGGTTTTGTATTTATATGGTGTTGATTGTTTCTAAGTTTGCCTCATTTACATTTTAGTTtggaaaatgtgaaatattgagTCTTCTAGTAATCCTTCTGAATCAGGATTACTGGGTTGTGTATCTGTGTTTAATGATGCCTGTAAATAATTTATGCCGTTTCTGAAAGGTTTTGAAATAGTTTTTTAGAAGATATAAAAACTATTGCCTTTTCACCTAAGGAATGTTTTTTGTGCTTTCTAGTATGGCATATAAGTTTGATTAAAAGGTGAaacaaatttttggtttatggGCCTCCAgttctttaaagtttttggCACCTATAATCTGTTGAAAAAGGTGTGCCAAGAATGGTGGGTGTTGGTTTTATGGAAGTATGTCAAAATTATTGATGAATTACATTTTGCAGATAAATATTTGGAGCTACTCTGGTCGAAAGCTTTTGCATTCTATAGAGACTGGTCATTCTGCTAACATATTCTGTACAAAATTCATTCCTGAAACTTCTGATGAGCTTGTAGCCTCTGGAGCTGGGGATGCAGAGGTAATTCTTTTTGTCATATTGGTAAACAAGGTTCTTATGGTGGATCCTTATCGCGTTGCTATTAGTTATAATTAGTAAATTGGACGGCTAATATTTTTTCAGGTTCGATTATTTAACTTGTCCCGCTTAAATGGCCGAGGGTTCAATGATGGTGCTATTACTCCGTCAGCACTCTATCAGTGTCACACAAGAAGAGTTAAAAAATTGGCGGTAAGATTTATTGCATAAATGACTGATAAATGGAGTAACAATAACTGCAAACAAACATGAGAAATTGGTagcattttcaacttttattgtTGATTTACATGGTGAAATGAATGTTTATCTGATTGCTCCAGTTAGTCACTTTTTATACTTGTTTGCCAATTCAGTTTGAAGTTGGAAACCCCAATATGGTATGGAGTGCTAGTGAGGATGGAACTCTGAGACAGCATGACTTTCGAGAGGGCACTTCCTGTCCTCCAGCTGGATCTTCTCACCAAGAATGTCGCAATGTTCTAGTGAGACTCACATTCACCATGAAGGgctttcttttcatttacttTTATGTTCTAGATACCTCTAGA
This sequence is a window from Gossypium raimondii isolate GPD5lz chromosome 5, ASM2569854v1, whole genome shotgun sequence. Protein-coding genes within it:
- the LOC105769483 gene encoding transcription factor bHLH145, which produces MGEGCGSWFPQQQFHWQSPNLISLAAPNPLGLQSTNPRFMNFGTDMVSATGTSPVYANPELHHFGVSQRNEPRGWFYCLPRFRQVFAPASNPLLKEQHLADRYENLKESGTSKAGTGAAEKRFLVFDQSGDQTTLIFSSAFGTHTKCLSSWGPKSPAAGNFNGDVPMAKATGNLHSGLISTDVSYDKGTDVQSEMHEDTEELNALLYSDADSEYSEDEEVTSTGHSPSTMTAQDEQFEGGSEEVDSSTRLIKKRKLLDGSYGCLPLLMDTANSGNFNRYSEYEDDADSSCAKGQNPGSGDTDSSSSYKRMRKDKIRETVTVLRSIIPGGEGKDAVAVLDEAINYLKSLKLKAETLGLNTL